The Diabrotica virgifera virgifera chromosome 10, PGI_DIABVI_V3a genome has a window encoding:
- the LOC126878694 gene encoding craniofacial development protein 2-like, with protein sequence MAVQRTINSGTDHGHRKTRSGRRGNSHDNRASQVVTRRNPCFKDAINIGTWNVRSMYEPGKMNNIIQEMQRLNIDILGISDTRWSSSGSFATNNGMIYFSGNNDPHHRYGVAIVVSKKMMQSVINFTPVSDRVIFLQLHTKTVNLNIIQVYAPTAEKSDEEVEEFYKQINHVLKSIKARDVTIILGDFNSKIGEGKSGKYVGNYGLGLRNERGDRMLQFCQENDMIISNTFFKLPKRRLYTWTSPQHNAQKIVRNQIDFVLINERYKNGIKSVKAYPGADVSSDHNPLIARVSIKLKKPSQRVKPDYIDTSRLQNSKIKEELKQQINGNLRMLSKKEPNTHVENKWQNLKEALIKPAQNILSRGNTTKRQEWMTEKILSLMEERRQFKGKCKQKYN encoded by the coding sequence GAGAGGTAATTCTCATGACAacagggcctctcaggtcgtaACCCGGCGAAATCCCTGTTTTAAAGATGCAATAAATATTGGTACGTGGAACGTCagaagtatgtatgaacctggAAAAATGAACAATATTATACAAGAGATGCAAAGGTTAAATATCGATATTTTAGGTATCAGCGATACAAGGTGGTCGAGTTCAGGCAGCTTCGCGACAAACAACGGAATGATATATTTTTCAGGAAATAATGACCCACACCACAGATATGGAGTAGCAATTGTTGTATCAAAAAAAATGATGCAGTCTGTTATTAACTTTACACCAGTGTCTGATAGAGTAATATTCCTTCAACTTCATACAAAAACTGTAAATCTTAATATCATACAGGTTTATGCTCCTACTGCAGAAAAATCAGATGAAGAGGTTGAGGAATTCTATAAACAAATTAACCATGTTCTAAAATCTATAAAGGCAAGAGACGTCACAATTATCCTTGGTGATTTTAATTCCAAAATTGGGGAAGGAAAAAGCGGCAAATATGTAGGAAATTATGGTCTCGGGTTAAGGAACGAGAGAGGAGACCGAATGTTACAGTTCTGCCAAGAAAACGATATGATTAtttcaaacacattttttaaactCCCCAAAAGAAGGCTTTATACGTGGACATCACCTCAACATAACGCACAGAAAATAGTTAGGAATCAAATAGACTTTGTGTTGATAAATGAAAGATACAAAAACGGCATAAAATCGGTTAAGGCGTACCCAGGCGCAGATGTTTCCTCGGACCACAATCCCTTGATAGCGCGTGTAAGCATTAAACTTAAGAAACCTTCACAAAGGGTAAAACCAGATTACATAGATACCAGCCGCTTACAGAActcaaaaatcaaagaagaattaaaGCAACAGATAAATGGTAACCTAAGAATGTTGTCTAAAAAGGAACCAAACACGCACGTGGAAAACAAGTGGCAAAACTTAAAAGAAGCCCTAATAAAACCCGCTCAGAATATCCTTAGCAGAGGAAATACgacaaaaagacaagaatggatgacagagaaaattttaagtctcatggaggaacgaagacagtttaagggaaaatgcaaacaaaaatacaactag